Proteins encoded by one window of Anderseniella sp. Alg231-50:
- a CDS encoding transglutaminase domain-containing protein, whose amino-acid sequence MSYSQHTAWSDPGPFAGSLNDLPADPGQLANCLENFLIHHAAARSLNFGVPDYAESDRNLRTVERLLQTAMDRDNRPLTEHRKLPAYLYGSCHDFTLIAASKFRSQGIDARLRVGFVDYFRKDRWEDHWLCEYRKDGEWRLLDAQLGMRARQGHGIEFDITDVPRSRFKSGCELWLAIRGGEIDPATCGLFYAGISGHWFPASNVLKDAATLAAIEPLPWDYWGPAREFSRDRAVSEEAQAQLEQLARRFVPAPSSPEEASSMLEDFDWARPTREVLSFADGELRERLLL is encoded by the coding sequence ATGAGCTATTCACAACACACCGCCTGGTCTGACCCTGGACCGTTTGCCGGCAGCCTGAATGACCTGCCCGCAGATCCGGGTCAGTTGGCGAACTGTCTGGAAAATTTCCTGATCCACCATGCAGCAGCAAGGTCCCTGAATTTCGGCGTTCCCGACTATGCGGAATCCGATCGTAACCTGCGTACGGTTGAGCGGCTGCTTCAAACCGCGATGGACCGTGACAACCGACCGCTTACCGAGCACCGGAAACTGCCGGCATATCTGTATGGCAGTTGCCATGACTTTACATTGATCGCCGCCAGCAAGTTCCGCTCGCAGGGTATCGATGCCCGGCTTCGCGTTGGCTTCGTTGACTATTTCCGCAAAGACAGGTGGGAGGATCACTGGCTGTGCGAGTATCGCAAGGACGGCGAATGGCGGCTTCTGGATGCGCAGCTGGGCATGCGGGCACGGCAAGGCCACGGCATCGAATTTGATATTACAGATGTGCCCAGATCACGGTTCAAGTCCGGATGTGAGCTGTGGCTGGCCATTCGCGGCGGCGAGATCGATCCTGCGACCTGCGGTCTGTTCTACGCAGGTATCAGCGGTCACTGGTTCCCCGCGTCCAATGTCCTGAAGGATGCCGCCACGCTTGCGGCCATAGAACCCCTGCCGTGGGATTACTGGGGCCCGGCGCGTGAGTTCAGCCGTGACCGGGCCGTGAGCGAAGAAGCTCAGGCGCAGCTGGAGCAACTGGCGCGCCGTTTCGTTCCGGCACCGTCGTCGCCCGAAGAAGCAAGTTCGATGCTTGAGGATTTCGACTGGGCAAGACCAACCAGAGAAGTGCTGAGCTTCGCCGACGGCGAACTTCGCGAGCGTCTGCTGCTGTGA
- a CDS encoding glutamine amidotransferase-related protein — protein MRLLVFQHIDCEHPGSLRRFLADDQLEWDAVNLHAGEPIPPLEDYDALWVMGGPMDVWDVDEHPWLVPEKAAIRQWVRDLDRPFLGLCLGHQLLADALGGTCGPQRPPEIGILDVELTEAGQSDPLFEGLPHCQKFLQWHSVNVAQAPEGATILASSDICKVQAMRVGKHAWSMQYHAEIEPDTVANWGEVPAYHYALLAALGADGLTTMQSAADEQMPAFLTCAETLYRNFMRQVAG, from the coding sequence ATGCGCCTTTTGGTCTTTCAACATATCGACTGCGAACATCCCGGCTCGCTGCGGCGCTTTCTGGCGGATGACCAGCTGGAATGGGATGCGGTCAATCTTCATGCCGGCGAGCCGATCCCGCCACTTGAAGACTATGACGCTTTGTGGGTCATGGGCGGGCCGATGGATGTCTGGGACGTGGATGAACATCCCTGGTTGGTGCCCGAAAAGGCGGCGATCCGGCAATGGGTGCGTGACCTTGACCGGCCGTTTCTGGGCCTTTGCCTCGGACATCAGCTGCTTGCCGATGCGCTTGGGGGCACATGCGGGCCGCAGCGTCCGCCCGAGATCGGCATTCTTGATGTCGAACTGACTGAAGCGGGACAATCGGATCCGTTGTTTGAAGGCTTGCCTCATTGCCAGAAGTTTCTGCAGTGGCATTCCGTCAATGTTGCACAGGCGCCTGAAGGCGCAACCATTCTGGCCAGTTCCGACATTTGCAAGGTGCAGGCCATGCGGGTCGGCAAGCACGCCTGGTCAATGCAGTATCACGCGGAGATCGAACCTGACACGGTGGCAAACTGGGGCGAGGTTCCCGCTTATCACTACGCGCTTCTGGCCGCACTTGGAGCCGACGGGCTGACCACAATGCAATCGGCGGCAGATGAACAAATGCCGGCATTCCTGACTTGTGCGGAGACGCTCTATCGCAATTTCATGCGGCAGGTCGCCGGGTAG
- a CDS encoding Lrp/AsnC ligand binding domain-containing protein produces MGRLDEIDRTILQELERDGRLTNIELARKVGLSTSACLRRVQELERNGTILGYRAVLDREVLGSGFVVMVAVGLSRHLKADQVEFERVMANAPQVRECHSISGTVEYMLRIEVADLAAYKHFHTEVLGTVPQVSSITSYIVMASPKDERA; encoded by the coding sequence ATGGGTAGATTGGATGAAATAGACCGGACAATATTGCAGGAGCTGGAGCGTGATGGCCGGCTCACAAACATTGAGCTCGCGCGCAAGGTGGGATTGTCCACATCCGCCTGCTTGAGGCGTGTACAGGAACTGGAGCGAAACGGCACTATTCTCGGCTATCGCGCGGTTCTTGACCGGGAAGTCCTGGGTAGTGGTTTTGTAGTGATGGTTGCCGTTGGCCTGTCGCGGCATTTGAAGGCTGACCAGGTGGAATTTGAAAGGGTCATGGCAAATGCGCCGCAAGTGCGTGAATGCCATAGCATTTCGGGAACCGTCGAGTACATGCTGCGCATCGAAGTCGCCGATCTGGCTGCCTACAAGCACTTCCACACCGAGGTACTTGGCACGGTACCGCAGGTGAGCAGCATAACTTCCTATATCGTCATGGCATCGCCGAAGGACGAACGCGCCTGA
- a CDS encoding LysE family translocator → MMTLDLTIALAGFAFVSQMSPGPNNFMLMASGMNYGWLRTLPHMLGIGIGFPAMVVLVGLGVMQVFDAVPHSFSVLRILSVTYLVYLAWKIATAQPVDTDATREGTRPLSFVQAAAFQWVNPKTWAMAVTAITAYSPQERPLGSVFFIALVFAVIGTVTINSWTVLGQQLRHLLRTPAAYRSFNICCALVLVMSVYPMLVRGFE, encoded by the coding sequence ATGATGACACTTGATCTCACAATCGCCCTTGCAGGATTTGCCTTTGTTTCGCAGATGTCGCCGGGACCCAACAATTTCATGCTGATGGCGTCCGGCATGAACTATGGCTGGCTGCGCACGCTGCCGCACATGCTGGGCATAGGCATCGGCTTTCCCGCCATGGTGGTTCTGGTCGGCCTTGGTGTCATGCAGGTGTTTGACGCCGTGCCGCACAGCTTCAGTGTCTTGCGGATTCTGAGCGTGACCTACCTTGTTTACCTGGCGTGGAAGATCGCCACGGCGCAGCCAGTGGACACTGACGCCACCAGAGAAGGCACCCGGCCGCTTTCCTTCGTTCAGGCTGCTGCGTTTCAATGGGTGAACCCCAAGACCTGGGCGATGGCGGTTACCGCCATAACCGCCTACTCACCACAGGAACGCCCTCTGGGCAGTGTTTTTTTCATCGCGCTGGTGTTTGCCGTCATCGGCACCGTGACCATCAACTCATGGACCGTGCTCGGGCAGCAATTGCGGCACCTGCTTCGAACGCCTGCAGCCTATCGCAGCTTCAACATCTGTTGCGCGCTGGTGCTGGTGATGTCGGTCTATCCGATGCTGGTCCGGGGGTTTGAGTAA
- a CDS encoding winged helix-turn-helix transcriptional regulator: MRFDRYDCSNGCPVEAALEQISGKWKGLVLYHLIDQTLRFSELKRRLGTVTQRSLTKQLRELEADGLVSRKVYAVVPPKVEYRLTGKGQKLKPVLQALHAWGTENAL, translated from the coding sequence ATGAGATTTGATCGCTATGACTGCAGCAACGGCTGTCCTGTCGAAGCCGCACTGGAGCAGATCAGTGGCAAGTGGAAGGGCCTGGTCCTGTACCATCTGATCGACCAGACCCTGCGTTTCAGCGAACTCAAGCGCAGGCTCGGGACTGTCACCCAGCGCAGCCTGACAAAACAGTTGCGGGAACTGGAGGCTGACGGGCTGGTCAGCCGGAAAGTCTACGCCGTGGTGCCGCCAAAGGTCGAATACCGGTTGACCGGCAAGGGCCAGAAACTGAAACCGGTGCTGCAGGCCCTGCATGCATGGGGCACGGAGAACGCGCTCTGA
- a CDS encoding antibiotic biosynthesis monooxygenase, giving the protein MSLTILAQITAVPGKEALVRSELEKLVDITRSEDGCEQYDLHQDNENPGLFVFYENWQNRDLWQQHMNAPHLAAYMAATEGAVANFVLNELTKVA; this is encoded by the coding sequence ATGTCACTCACCATTCTTGCACAGATCACGGCTGTACCCGGCAAGGAAGCGCTGGTCCGCAGCGAACTGGAAAAGCTCGTGGACATCACCCGTTCGGAGGACGGCTGCGAGCAGTATGACCTGCACCAGGACAATGAAAACCCGGGCCTGTTCGTGTTCTATGAAAACTGGCAAAACCGCGACCTGTGGCAACAGCACATGAACGCTCCCCATCTGGCGGCCTACATGGCTGCAACCGAGGGTGCAGTTGCCAATTTCGTGCTGAACGAATTGACAAAAGTCGCCTAG
- a CDS encoding AzlD domain-containing protein: MDASITGFLVIVLMGLVVYATRIAGSEFMSLFEMTPRLETVLKSMASSVLVAIVVSECARGSVRVSAAVLAAGVTMLVLKNPLFAMSSGVVTAAALSFMYG; encoded by the coding sequence ATGGACGCTAGCATCACGGGATTTCTCGTCATCGTCCTGATGGGGCTGGTGGTTTACGCAACCCGCATTGCCGGTTCGGAATTCATGAGCCTGTTCGAGATGACACCGCGCCTGGAAACTGTCCTCAAATCAATGGCCTCATCTGTGCTGGTTGCAATTGTTGTCTCGGAATGCGCGCGCGGGAGTGTGCGGGTGAGTGCGGCCGTTCTTGCGGCCGGCGTCACCATGCTCGTCCTGAAAAATCCCCTCTTCGCCATGTCGAGCGGTGTAGTCACCGCGGCGGCTCTTTCATTTATGTACGGTTAG
- a CDS encoding AzlC family ABC transporter permease: protein MQVTGEVVISAAGVRRGMRTMFALALFIIPYGMAFGVAAIDAGMPATHVVTMSVFVFSGAAQFASLELWTSASIISLLLVVLAVSARFVLLGASLSPWINRLSRPQRLAALAVLSDPNFADSLTAFKNHERDIGRLLGGGLVLWAAWIIGTAAGAVVGSSFGDLHRFGIDVLMPSYFAALLLADWLSEWQGARTWLPAVAAALTAILGLHVLPPGWNIVGAAVAGGVIGGFIHGR from the coding sequence ATGCAGGTGACGGGTGAGGTTGTGATATCGGCTGCGGGCGTTCGCCGCGGCATGCGGACAATGTTTGCACTGGCCCTGTTCATAATTCCATACGGGATGGCGTTCGGAGTGGCGGCAATCGACGCAGGCATGCCGGCCACCCATGTTGTTACCATGAGCGTCTTTGTGTTTTCCGGTGCAGCACAGTTCGCATCGCTGGAGTTGTGGACGTCGGCGTCCATCATTTCGCTGTTGCTGGTGGTGCTGGCGGTGAGCGCGCGGTTCGTTTTGCTGGGCGCCTCCCTGTCACCCTGGATCAACAGGCTCAGCCGGCCGCAGAGGCTTGCGGCCCTCGCGGTGCTGAGCGATCCGAATTTTGCAGACAGCCTCACCGCGTTCAAAAACCACGAGCGCGATATTGGCAGGTTGCTCGGCGGCGGGCTCGTATTGTGGGCTGCGTGGATCATCGGCACGGCTGCCGGTGCGGTGGTTGGCAGCAGTTTCGGTGACCTGCACCGCTTTGGTATCGACGTTTTGATGCCGTCATACTTTGCCGCGCTGCTGCTGGCAGACTGGTTGAGCGAATGGCAGGGTGCACGCACCTGGTTGCCGGCGGTTGCGGCAGCTCTCACAGCAATCCTTGGTTTGCATGTCCTGCCGCCCGGATGGAACATAGTCGGCGCGGCAGTGGCGGGCGGAGTCATCGGCGGGTTTATCCATGGACGCTAG
- a CDS encoding CGNR zinc finger domain-containing protein: MSYQTHPIRLIGGRTCLDFLNTADWTPGGDIVEERLACADDLVVWCDAVGLRDLVMPGNERLQKDVLEFRNTLRSIVVALVRGNEPAMPDIEDFNRTVTRTETYQLMKPARDGLAFGPQTSFTKAISLLAVSLLSDTHEIGRVKMCPSDNCGWLFLDESKNRRRQWCAMDLCGNRAKARRHYQRHGVTQ, encoded by the coding sequence ATGAGTTATCAAACCCACCCGATACGCCTCATAGGCGGCCGCACCTGCCTTGACTTCCTGAACACTGCTGACTGGACACCCGGCGGCGACATTGTGGAAGAACGACTTGCATGTGCTGATGATCTGGTTGTCTGGTGCGACGCGGTCGGTCTGCGGGACCTCGTCATGCCTGGCAATGAGCGTTTGCAGAAGGATGTGCTGGAGTTTCGCAACACGCTACGCAGTATAGTCGTCGCGCTGGTTCGCGGCAACGAACCTGCCATGCCGGATATAGAAGATTTCAACAGGACCGTAACCCGGACCGAAACCTACCAGCTGATGAAGCCTGCGCGCGATGGATTGGCATTCGGTCCGCAAACCAGCTTCACCAAGGCGATCAGCCTGCTTGCCGTTTCCCTGCTCAGCGACACTCATGAGATCGGGCGGGTCAAAATGTGTCCGTCGGACAATTGCGGCTGGCTGTTCCTTGATGAAAGCAAGAACCGGCGCCGGCAGTGGTGTGCCATGGACCTGTGCGGCAACCGGGCCAAGGCGCGCCGGCACTACCAGCGGCACGGTGTCACCCAATGA
- a CDS encoding SRPBCC domain-containing protein, with amino-acid sequence MTNSTIVKTVMFTASRETVWGFLTEKDKLAIWFHPADADLAEGAEFALLGKTDDGGTEKICWGSVLEMEPPSRLKYTFTIKPLGGHMTTVTWQLDEMHGGTRLSLRHEGFDVAGDDALGLLTAIDAGWDRHFGTLREAVAA; translated from the coding sequence ATGACCAACTCGACCATTGTAAAAACCGTCATGTTCACTGCATCACGCGAAACCGTGTGGGGATTTCTGACGGAAAAGGACAAGCTCGCCATCTGGTTTCACCCGGCGGACGCTGATCTTGCCGAGGGCGCGGAGTTTGCCCTGCTCGGTAAGACCGATGACGGCGGGACAGAGAAAATCTGCTGGGGGTCTGTCCTGGAAATGGAACCGCCCTCAAGGCTGAAATACACTTTCACCATCAAGCCGTTGGGCGGGCACATGACAACCGTCACCTGGCAGCTCGACGAGATGCATGGCGGCACCAGACTGTCATTGCGCCACGAAGGCTTTGATGTGGCAGGCGATGACGCACTTGGCCTGCTGACCGCCATTGATGCAGGCTGGGACCGGCATTTCGGTACGCTGCGCGAAGCCGTAGCTGCATGA
- a CDS encoding metalloregulator ArsR/SmtB family transcription factor translates to MIQTEPSDLQGTFRALADPSRREMLARLRDGEMTIGDMAEHFPMTRAAVKKHLTILEQGNLISVHARGRERINRLEPIALKEVSGWLDYFSSFWDDKLTKLQTAVEAAEGNSK, encoded by the coding sequence ATGATACAGACCGAGCCGTCAGACCTGCAGGGCACCTTCCGGGCACTGGCCGATCCGAGCAGGCGCGAAATGCTCGCTCGTCTGCGCGATGGCGAGATGACCATCGGTGACATGGCTGAGCATTTTCCCATGACCCGGGCCGCCGTCAAAAAACATCTCACCATACTGGAGCAGGGCAACCTGATTTCCGTTCATGCAAGAGGCCGTGAACGCATCAACCGCCTGGAACCTATTGCCCTGAAGGAGGTTTCCGGCTGGCTCGATTACTTCAGCAGTTTCTGGGACGACAAACTCACCAAACTACAGACAGCGGTCGAAGCCGCGGAAGGAAACAGTAAATGA
- a CDS encoding glycoside hydrolase family protein, which produces MSSQVTVRVAQEIVSHEAIVREAYLDSVGVWTWSVGITNSSGHTVFPRYKDNPQTIRRCLEVFEWVLRKTYVPAVAETFDGSALTEEQFGAALSFHYNTGGIRRATWVKRWKAGDIAAARTTFMNWSRPPAIIPRRRKERDLFFDGVWSSDGTTTVFPVRKPSYQPDWGGAENVDIGPVLEDLLGLSDGPPVAEV; this is translated from the coding sequence GTGAGCAGCCAAGTCACAGTCAGAGTTGCGCAGGAGATTGTTTCCCACGAAGCGATTGTGCGCGAAGCCTATCTGGACAGCGTCGGTGTCTGGACCTGGAGTGTGGGGATCACCAATTCATCCGGTCACACGGTTTTTCCCAGATACAAGGACAACCCGCAAACCATCAGGCGCTGCCTTGAAGTGTTCGAATGGGTGCTGCGCAAAACCTATGTGCCGGCGGTTGCGGAAACGTTTGACGGCTCTGCTCTTACCGAAGAACAGTTCGGCGCAGCCCTGTCGTTTCATTACAACACCGGCGGCATTCGCCGCGCGACCTGGGTAAAGCGCTGGAAGGCAGGTGACATTGCGGCTGCCCGTACGACATTCATGAACTGGTCCAGGCCGCCTGCAATCATCCCGCGCCGGCGCAAGGAACGGGACCTGTTCTTCGACGGCGTCTGGTCAAGCGACGGGACCACGACCGTGTTTCCGGTCCGAAAGCCGTCCTATCAACCCGACTGGGGCGGGGCGGAGAACGTCGACATAGGTCCGGTACTGGAAGACCTGCTCGGCCTGTCAGACGGACCTCCGGTGGCCGAAGTTTAG
- a CDS encoding DUF1611 domain-containing protein — protein MKQIIFNQKVVPASAKWAFTARRVNRRDAVGYGGDLYNARAGDLVLVEVESIGQHKKLQLAEGRYSVSYKGDLLVVVCGDRYAPDQFEGFAEIDYDGCDMLAGGGIAGRMEAAHDKMATPTRLRPLGLLTDKHGKVINIASYAVPGASIPSQVTVIGVFGASMNAGKTTAAVSLAHGLSRAGYAVEGVKATGTGAFGDFNAFLDAGVPVTDFTDAGMASTYKVPLERIEDGFDALVGGAAARGAEIVVVEIADGVFQAETAEIMKDSRIKDRFDTVLFAAPDALGAVGGVSIMQKHGLAPFAVSGMVTRSPLAVREAEAVTGTRLLSRDDLIDPEKLLPALAHLLRSPSHHAVQAA, from the coding sequence ATGAAACAGATCATCTTCAACCAGAAGGTTGTGCCAGCCAGTGCAAAATGGGCCTTTACCGCCCGGCGGGTGAACCGCCGCGACGCAGTCGGGTATGGTGGCGACCTGTACAATGCCAGGGCTGGCGACCTGGTGCTTGTGGAAGTGGAATCCATCGGACAGCACAAGAAACTGCAACTGGCGGAGGGCCGTTACTCGGTGAGCTACAAAGGTGATCTGCTGGTGGTCGTATGTGGCGACCGTTACGCGCCGGATCAGTTCGAGGGTTTTGCCGAGATAGACTATGACGGTTGCGACATGCTGGCAGGCGGCGGCATTGCCGGGCGCATGGAAGCCGCCCATGACAAGATGGCCACACCGACCAGATTGCGCCCGCTGGGCCTGCTCACCGACAAGCACGGCAAGGTGATCAACATCGCGTCTTATGCCGTTCCCGGTGCATCAATCCCGTCCCAGGTAACTGTAATCGGAGTGTTTGGCGCATCGATGAACGCCGGCAAGACAACCGCCGCGGTCAGCCTCGCCCATGGCCTCAGCCGGGCCGGATATGCCGTTGAGGGCGTCAAGGCGACCGGCACCGGTGCGTTCGGCGATTTCAATGCCTTTCTCGATGCAGGTGTGCCGGTAACCGACTTTACAGATGCCGGCATGGCGTCCACCTACAAGGTGCCGCTGGAACGTATCGAGGACGGTTTTGACGCCCTCGTTGGCGGCGCTGCGGCGCGCGGTGCCGAAATCGTGGTTGTCGAGATTGCCGACGGTGTATTCCAGGCTGAGACCGCCGAAATCATGAAGGACAGCCGCATCAAGGACCGCTTCGATACCGTCCTGTTTGCGGCGCCGGATGCACTGGGTGCCGTGGGCGGTGTGTCCATCATGCAAAAGCATGGCCTGGCCCCGTTTGCGGTTTCCGGAATGGTGACCCGCTCGCCCCTGGCCGTGCGGGAAGCGGAAGCCGTCACCGGCACCAGGCTTTTGTCCCGCGACGATCTCATCGATCCGGAAAAACTTCTGCCGGCATTGGCCCACCTGCTGCGCAGCCCTTCCCATCATGCGGTCCAGGCGGCGTGA
- a CDS encoding winged helix-turn-helix domain-containing protein, protein MRLLLIEDDIRIVEFLGRGLKAEGHTVDIQNDGKSGFDAASKGAWDAIILDVMLPALDGREVCRSLRLDNNHTPILMLTALDSTDDIVRGLRLGADDYMTKPFAFDELLARLESLDRRADAGEMKQAKGVMQAEDLSFDRDALIVKRDGRTIELTSLEYALLEFMMVETGKVLSRARILQNVWGVSQDPLTNVVDVYIRRLRAKIDDGADTKLINTVRGRGYRFGAV, encoded by the coding sequence TTGAGGTTGCTGCTTATTGAAGATGATATCCGCATCGTGGAGTTTCTCGGTCGCGGACTGAAGGCCGAAGGTCATACGGTTGATATCCAGAATGATGGAAAGTCCGGCTTCGATGCGGCCAGCAAGGGAGCATGGGATGCGATCATCCTGGATGTCATGCTGCCTGCTCTTGACGGGCGTGAAGTGTGCCGGTCGTTGCGCCTGGACAACAATCACACTCCTATCCTGATGCTCACTGCGCTGGACAGTACCGACGACATTGTCCGCGGCCTCAGGCTCGGCGCCGATGACTACATGACAAAACCGTTTGCCTTCGATGAGCTGCTGGCCCGGCTTGAAAGCCTCGACCGGCGGGCAGACGCCGGCGAGATGAAACAGGCCAAGGGCGTGATGCAGGCCGAAGACCTGTCGTTTGACCGGGATGCGCTCATCGTCAAGCGTGACGGCAGGACTATTGAACTGACATCGCTGGAATACGCCTTGCTGGAATTCATGATGGTGGAGACCGGCAAGGTCCTGAGTCGCGCAAGGATACTGCAGAACGTCTGGGGCGTATCCCAGGACCCGCTGACCAATGTCGTGGATGTCTACATAAGGCGGCTGCGCGCCAAGATTGACGACGGCGCCGACACCAAGCTGATCAACACAGTCCGTGGCCGCGGCTACCGTTTCGGTGCGGTTTAG
- a CDS encoding sensor histidine kinase, which produces MSVSTLAAVVVACSVLLLWNTYSATYNQKRTSLAYEELTGYLSLSSEVLGTFKRVRRDLLNEGGTLTFDLSEAQARITKIVADITETATDENEVGLRAGEVDEDLQRARDLAKELESAFADVRQTELLLKNDRVNEAREFLDKSLKTRLDGVVTGIINDAVEDERSELDDALREIEYYNTVAYWAAILASLIGVLVAGWAMYALALRMSNSLRNLENGAELFASGKLNHIIPITGRDEFAKLSGRFNAMAGQLQTQRTALEEARDQLEQRVMERTDELQVANDELTRRDETRRQFFADIGHELRTPITAVRGEAEVALRARQKQRETYHSALSRIIAISDQLTRFVNDIFLIAREQAGVVDMRHSVIDLRGPVTDAAEQLHSKFEQDQCRLAMDLGDETVPVEGDAQRLCQLMLILMLNAIEHSPTGVSIEILLARHDDEWWLSVEDNGPGISDEDASHAFERFYRGGVEAGPKQHKSTGLGLPIARSITNAHGGRIWIDTAFSGGTAVRIALPVVEDLPDEPAPEAHAEMETVN; this is translated from the coding sequence ATGAGCGTCAGTACTCTTGCGGCGGTCGTCGTCGCCTGCTCGGTATTGCTGCTCTGGAACACCTACAGCGCGACCTACAATCAGAAGCGCACCAGCCTCGCTTACGAGGAATTGACAGGCTATCTGAGCTTGTCCAGCGAGGTGCTGGGCACGTTCAAGCGTGTGCGCCGCGACCTGCTCAACGAGGGTGGCACCTTGACATTCGACCTGAGTGAAGCCCAGGCGCGGATTACCAAAATCGTTGCGGACATCACCGAAACGGCAACCGACGAAAATGAAGTAGGCTTGCGCGCTGGCGAGGTTGATGAAGACCTGCAGCGTGCCCGGGATCTGGCCAAGGAGCTCGAAAGTGCTTTTGCCGATGTTCGCCAGACGGAATTGCTGCTGAAAAACGACAGGGTGAACGAGGCCCGGGAGTTCCTCGACAAGAGCCTGAAAACCAGGCTGGACGGTGTTGTCACCGGCATTATCAATGATGCGGTGGAGGATGAGCGTTCGGAACTGGACGATGCTCTCAGGGAAATCGAATACTACAACACCGTCGCCTACTGGGCGGCGATCCTGGCATCGCTGATCGGTGTCCTGGTGGCGGGATGGGCGATGTATGCCCTTGCGCTGAGAATGTCCAACAGTCTGCGCAATCTGGAAAATGGCGCCGAGCTGTTTGCTTCCGGCAAGCTGAATCATATTATTCCCATTACCGGGCGGGACGAATTCGCCAAGCTTTCAGGGCGGTTCAATGCCATGGCCGGCCAGTTGCAGACCCAGCGCACAGCCCTGGAAGAGGCTCGGGACCAGCTCGAACAGCGGGTCATGGAGCGAACCGATGAATTACAGGTCGCCAATGACGAGCTCACGCGCCGCGATGAAACCAGGCGGCAGTTCTTTGCCGACATCGGCCATGAACTGCGCACCCCGATCACCGCGGTGCGCGGCGAGGCGGAAGTCGCCCTCAGGGCACGCCAGAAACAGCGCGAGACCTACCACTCTGCGCTGAGCCGGATCATAGCCATATCCGACCAGCTGACCCGGTTCGTCAATGACATCTTCCTGATTGCCCGCGAACAGGCTGGCGTGGTGGACATGCGCCACAGTGTTATTGACCTGCGCGGCCCGGTTACCGACGCGGCTGAACAACTGCATTCGAAATTCGAACAGGACCAGTGCCGCCTGGCAATGGACCTGGGCGATGAAACCGTGCCGGTGGAAGGTGACGCCCAGCGATTGTGTCAGCTGATGCTGATCTTGATGTTGAACGCGATTGAACACTCGCCGACGGGTGTCAGCATCGAGATATTGCTGGCCCGGCATGACGACGAATGGTGGCTGAGCGTTGAGGACAACGGGCCGGGGATTTCCGATGAAGACGCAAGTCATGCGTTTGAGAGATTTTACCGCGGCGGCGTGGAAGCAGGGCCTAAACAGCACAAGAGTACCGGCCTGGGGCTGCCCATCGCACGCTCGATAACCAATGCCCACGGCGGGCGCATCTGGATTGATACAGCTTTTTCCGGCGGCACGGCGGTTCGGATCGCTCTTCCTGTCGTTGAAGATCTTCCCGATGAGCCAGCGCCTGAAGCACATGCTGAAATGGAGACAGTGAATTGA